The following proteins are encoded in a genomic region of Methylobacterium tardum:
- a CDS encoding GGDEF domain-containing protein gives MILRSAAIALRAHLADRATRLIAAAGASLLVCLTLLGAYLCIDLRDIAWHGARRNGANLLAVIEEGVGHSIRTYDQSLRDAARLASRPDIAALEPELRRLALFNVSPLQSGLGPIAVTDVDGHVRMTSDPNLSPQLNLSDLPEFETLRSDPQAGLILTGPTRSRMTGRQIIRMSRRIETPDGAFAGIVTGSIVLVHFQRLFDRLRFDNGLIINIFHRDGTLLMRAPERSAALGRNIGNSPGYQIYRTHQQGEFLGRSSLDGEARLYAFSNLHDLPLIVTVATSVESIRALWIYKAAIIAVLILCLNVLTFSLTILLHREIGRRALAEAATQQANAALAVLARTDGLTGLPNRRSYDEHVAAEWTRAVRSHAPLALMIVDADHFKQFNDRFGHHRGDEVLKVIADCLRRTHPIDGLCFRIGGEEFVVLLPGLDAAAAYDVAERVRRAVVNLQIAHAPEVGGVATVSIGVASADPGSGGAPDTLFVAADAALYAAKKAGRNRVRATAAEEPVSRARCA, from the coding sequence ATGATCCTGCGATCGGCTGCTATAGCCCTGCGTGCGCATCTGGCCGACCGGGCCACACGCCTGATCGCCGCGGCCGGCGCGAGCCTGCTCGTCTGTCTGACCTTGCTCGGCGCCTATCTGTGTATCGACCTGCGCGACATCGCTTGGCACGGCGCCCGGCGCAACGGCGCCAACCTGCTGGCGGTGATCGAGGAGGGGGTCGGCCACAGCATCCGGACGTACGATCAATCGCTGCGTGATGCGGCCCGTCTGGCGAGCCGGCCGGATATCGCCGCCCTGGAGCCCGAACTCAGGCGGTTAGCCCTGTTCAACGTCTCGCCTCTGCAGTCAGGCCTGGGTCCGATCGCCGTCACCGACGTCGACGGCCACGTCCGAATGACGAGCGATCCGAATCTGTCGCCTCAACTCAATCTGAGCGATCTGCCCGAGTTCGAGACCCTGCGTTCCGATCCGCAGGCGGGCCTCATTCTGACGGGTCCGACCCGTTCACGCATGACGGGGCGCCAGATCATCCGCATGAGCCGTCGAATCGAGACGCCGGACGGTGCCTTCGCCGGTATCGTGACGGGGTCGATCGTCCTCGTGCACTTCCAGCGGCTGTTCGACCGTTTGCGCTTCGACAACGGTCTCATCATCAACATCTTCCACAGAGACGGGACGCTGCTGATGCGGGCGCCGGAACGCTCCGCGGCGCTCGGCCGGAATATCGGAAACAGCCCCGGCTACCAGATCTATAGGACACACCAGCAGGGCGAGTTTCTGGGTCGATCGAGTCTCGACGGAGAGGCGCGGCTCTACGCGTTTTCCAACCTCCACGATCTTCCGCTGATCGTGACGGTAGCCACCAGCGTCGAGAGCATTCGCGCGCTCTGGATCTACAAGGCTGCGATCATCGCCGTCCTGATCCTCTGCCTGAACGTCCTGACCTTCAGCCTGACGATCCTGCTGCATCGGGAAATCGGGCGTCGGGCGCTCGCGGAAGCCGCCACGCAGCAGGCCAACGCCGCGCTCGCCGTCCTAGCGCGGACGGATGGCCTGACGGGTCTCCCGAACCGGCGCAGCTATGACGAGCACGTCGCTGCGGAGTGGACGCGTGCGGTCCGATCCCACGCGCCGCTGGCGCTGATGATCGTGGATGCGGACCACTTCAAGCAGTTCAACGACCGGTTCGGCCATCACCGCGGTGATGAAGTCCTGAAAGTGATCGCCGATTGCCTGCGGCGGACGCATCCCATCGATGGGCTCTGCTTCCGGATCGGGGGTGAGGAGTTCGTGGTGCTTCTGCCGGGGCTCGACGCGGCGGCGGCTTACGACGTGGCCGAACGGGTGCGTAGAGCCGTGGTCAACCTGCAGATCGCCCACGCCCCGGAGGTCGGCGGCGTCGCCACCGTCAGCATCGGCGTCGCGAGTGCCGATCCTGGCTCCGGCGGTGCACCCGATACGCTGTTCGTGGCGGCGGATGCGGCGCTGTACGCGGCCAAGAAGGCGGGCCGCAATCGGGTGCGCGCCACTGCTGCCGAGGAACCGGTCTCGCGCGCGCGGTGTGCCTGA
- a CDS encoding aldo/keto reductase, protein MYARSFGATRVPVSVIGQGTWHIDSADRADAVRALRAGIDAGMTHIDTAEMYGDAEAIVAEAVADCREEVFLVSKVVPGNATRRGVVRACEASLRRLRTDRLDSYLLHWPGQHPLEETIAGFEDLRRAGKILSWGLSNFDVDDLDRALAIAGPDRIACNQVLYHLNERAIEHAVLPWCETHGVAMVGYSPFGSGEFPDPASVGGQVLEGIARAHGTTPYAVALAFLTRSPGTFTIPKTSRTSRAVENAGAADLHLGPAEIAMIDSHFPRGPRPRMLPML, encoded by the coding sequence ATGTACGCCAGAAGCTTCGGTGCGACACGCGTCCCGGTTTCGGTGATCGGCCAGGGCACGTGGCACATCGACAGCGCGGATCGCGCGGATGCGGTCCGCGCGCTGCGGGCCGGCATCGATGCCGGCATGACCCATATCGACACCGCCGAGATGTATGGCGACGCCGAAGCGATCGTGGCCGAGGCGGTCGCGGATTGCCGCGAGGAGGTCTTCCTTGTCTCGAAGGTGGTGCCCGGCAATGCCACCCGCCGGGGTGTCGTGCGCGCCTGCGAAGCCTCGCTCCGCCGCCTGAGAACGGACCGGCTCGACAGCTACCTGTTGCATTGGCCGGGGCAGCACCCGCTCGAGGAGACGATCGCCGGATTTGAGGATCTGCGCCGGGCGGGGAAGATCCTCTCGTGGGGCTTGAGCAACTTCGATGTCGACGACCTCGATCGGGCGCTCGCCATCGCCGGCCCGGACCGGATCGCCTGCAACCAGGTCCTGTATCATCTGAACGAGCGGGCGATCGAGCACGCGGTGCTGCCCTGGTGCGAGACCCACGGTGTCGCGATGGTCGGCTACTCGCCCTTCGGCAGCGGCGAGTTCCCCGATCCCGCAAGCGTCGGCGGGCAGGTTCTGGAGGGCATTGCCCGCGCGCACGGGACGACGCCCTACGCCGTGGCCCTCGCCTTCCTGACGCGGAGCCCCGGGACGTTCACGATCCCGAAAACGAGCCGCACCAGCCGGGCGGTCGAGAATGCCGGCGCGGCGGACCTGCATCTTGGGCCGGCCGAGATCGCCATGATCGATTCGCACTTCCCGCGTGGCCCGCGCCCCCGGATGCTGCCGATGCTCTGA
- a CDS encoding adenylate/guanylate cyclase domain-containing protein, with the protein MLPAHRMFWALILLASAGAGLLYNVIFAAGASPLAGFTYGLCTGATVLAFDRGLILAGLQARIRRFPAWLYVPAAELAYVLMIMAGNAIGGLVVWSFALTPDDLATATRMTARVLAYALAVSGLLVFVIRMRDLIGGEVFVNFMIGRYHKPVAEERVFLFLDVVGSTAFAEAHGDLRAQEYLGAVFATLAEPVRRNGGSVGDYVGDLAMVTWPMARGLKDARCVTCLFDVLDRIDADAAAWKARFGTVPQLRAALHGGSVVTAEVGVDRHKIAYFGDAVNVTSRIEALCRPLGVGILISQDLLGRLPRLPAGVRARSLGAHALRGRGAPLAVATLERGLAETVPVEDLAARRAVAAR; encoded by the coding sequence ATGCTGCCGGCCCACCGGATGTTCTGGGCGCTGATCCTTCTGGCCTCCGCAGGCGCCGGACTGCTCTACAACGTCATCTTCGCGGCGGGAGCGTCGCCGCTCGCGGGGTTCACCTACGGGCTCTGCACCGGCGCGACGGTGCTGGCCTTCGATCGTGGCCTGATCCTGGCCGGGCTGCAGGCGCGGATCCGGCGCTTCCCGGCATGGCTCTACGTGCCGGCCGCCGAACTCGCCTATGTGCTGATGATCATGGCGGGCAACGCCATCGGCGGGCTGGTGGTCTGGTCCTTCGCCCTCACGCCCGACGATCTGGCCACCGCGACCCGCATGACGGCGCGTGTCCTGGCCTACGCGCTGGCCGTGTCCGGCCTCCTCGTGTTCGTGATCCGGATGCGCGACCTCATCGGCGGCGAGGTCTTCGTGAACTTCATGATCGGGCGCTACCACAAGCCGGTGGCGGAGGAACGGGTCTTCCTGTTCCTTGACGTGGTCGGCTCGACGGCCTTCGCCGAAGCACACGGCGATCTGAGGGCCCAGGAATATCTCGGCGCGGTCTTCGCGACCCTGGCCGAGCCGGTGCGGCGCAACGGCGGATCGGTCGGCGACTATGTCGGGGATCTCGCCATGGTGACCTGGCCGATGGCCCGGGGGCTGAAGGATGCGCGGTGCGTCACGTGCCTGTTCGACGTGCTCGATCGGATCGACGCGGATGCCGCGGCCTGGAAAGCCCGGTTCGGGACGGTGCCTCAGCTCCGGGCGGCCCTGCACGGCGGCTCCGTGGTCACGGCCGAAGTAGGCGTCGATCGGCACAAGATCGCCTATTTCGGAGACGCCGTGAACGTGACGTCCCGGATCGAAGCCCTGTGCCGCCCACTGGGCGTCGGTATCCTGATCTCGCAGGATCTTCTCGGGCGGCTGCCGCGCCTGCCGGCGGGCGTGCGGGCGCGCTCACTCGGGGCCCATGCCCTGCGCGGCCGCGGCGCGCCGCTGGCCGTGGCGACCCTCGAGCGGGGCCTCGCCGAGACCGTACCGGTCGAGGACTTGGCCGCGCGTCGGGCGGTGGCCGCCCGCTGA
- a CDS encoding YaiI/YqxD family protein encodes MSAERAAPPIYLDGDACPVKDETYRVAARYGLTVHVVANSVLNLPREPWIVRVVVGSELDAADDWIAARAGPGSIVLTADVPLAARCVKAGATVLAFTGKPFSEASIGMALATRDLMQSLREAGTITGGPKPFSRADRSAFLSALDQAVNRILRQRPTGV; translated from the coding sequence ATGAGCGCGGAGAGAGCGGCTCCGCCGATCTATCTCGACGGCGACGCCTGTCCGGTAAAGGACGAGACGTACCGGGTGGCCGCGCGTTACGGCCTGACGGTTCACGTCGTCGCCAACAGCGTGCTGAACCTGCCGCGCGAGCCCTGGATCGTGCGCGTCGTCGTCGGCTCCGAACTCGACGCCGCGGACGACTGGATTGCCGCGCGGGCCGGTCCGGGCAGCATCGTGCTGACCGCCGACGTGCCGCTGGCCGCGCGTTGCGTGAAAGCCGGGGCGACGGTCCTCGCCTTCACCGGCAAGCCGTTCAGCGAGGCCTCGATCGGCATGGCGCTCGCGACCCGGGATCTGATGCAATCCCTGCGCGAGGCGGGCACGATCACCGGCGGGCCGAAGCCGTTCTCGCGCGCCGATCGGTCGGCGTTCCTGTCGGCGCTCGATCAGGCGGTGAACCGGATTCTCCGGCAGCGTCCGACCGGTGTCTGA
- a CDS encoding BrnA antitoxin family protein, translating to MADDRNRRRFTDPRAAAEAAFRAATTPKPSAPPQPVSRPAAAPAAIPGAREVVSLRLDSTVLAHFQKDGPGWQDRINEALKALVAGA from the coding sequence ATGGCCGACGATCGCAACCGCCGCCGCTTCACCGATCCCCGCGCGGCGGCCGAAGCCGCCTTTCGGGCCGCCACCACCCCGAAACCGTCCGCACCGCCGCAGCCGGTTTCGCGGCCGGCCGCAGCCCCCGCCGCGATCCCGGGTGCGCGGGAGGTCGTCAGCCTCCGCCTCGACAGCACCGTCCTCGCGCATTTCCAGAAGGATGGGCCGGGCTGGCAGGACCGCATCAACGAGGCGCTGAAGGCGCTCGTCGCCGGCGCCTAG
- a CDS encoding cell envelope integrity protein TolA, giving the protein MSTFTSTDLPAGLGERRPSGLVAAFLVALILHALVLAAVMFLRLSPPAPPGEQQITVDLAPVMTDAATEAPAEQQMSQAAPPETKPVELPPDEAVQPPPPAEMAEVKPEETPAVEPPPAAEPVEAQNQVITSTSEAAEPLAAPPTEVAKTEEPPKPKPDPAKLKAEREAKLRKIREEKIREQKREEARQERLEEIREAKAKAAREAKARQAKAQQGAEARDSASASRQNAAGRAAAGNDPSALRQWTGAISSAIHGRMNAGAANGTSGGTAVVRFTVMRSGQVTGAGLARSSGVGQIDSAALSAVRGSLPPAPPGVTQSSLSVSIPLNFRVR; this is encoded by the coding sequence ATGAGCACCTTTACGTCGACGGATCTGCCGGCCGGTCTCGGCGAGCGCCGCCCGTCCGGGCTGGTCGCCGCCTTCCTCGTCGCCCTGATCCTGCATGCCCTGGTGCTGGCCGCGGTCATGTTCCTCCGGCTCTCGCCGCCCGCTCCTCCCGGTGAGCAGCAGATCACCGTCGACCTGGCGCCGGTCATGACCGACGCGGCCACCGAAGCCCCGGCGGAGCAGCAGATGAGCCAGGCCGCGCCACCGGAGACCAAGCCGGTCGAGCTGCCGCCCGACGAGGCGGTGCAACCGCCGCCGCCCGCCGAGATGGCGGAAGTGAAGCCCGAGGAGACCCCGGCCGTCGAACCGCCGCCTGCCGCCGAGCCGGTGGAAGCCCAGAACCAGGTCATCACCTCGACGTCCGAGGCGGCCGAGCCGCTGGCCGCGCCCCCGACCGAAGTGGCCAAGACCGAGGAGCCGCCCAAGCCGAAGCCCGATCCCGCCAAGCTCAAAGCTGAGCGCGAGGCGAAGCTGCGGAAGATCCGCGAGGAGAAGATCCGCGAGCAGAAGCGCGAGGAGGCCCGGCAGGAGCGGCTCGAGGAGATCCGTGAAGCGAAGGCGAAAGCCGCGCGCGAGGCAAAGGCGCGTCAAGCCAAGGCTCAGCAGGGCGCCGAAGCACGCGACTCCGCCTCGGCATCGCGCCAGAACGCGGCCGGCCGTGCGGCGGCCGGCAACGATCCGAGCGCGCTGCGCCAGTGGACGGGCGCGATCAGTTCGGCAATCCACGGGCGCATGAATGCGGGTGCCGCCAACGGCACGAGCGGCGGAACCGCGGTTGTCCGGTTCACGGTCATGCGCTCAGGCCAGGTTACGGGGGCCGGTCTCGCGCGGTCCAGCGGGGTCGGTCAGATCGATAGCGCCGCACTCTCGGCCGTTCGCGGTTCTCTGCCGCCGGCACCGCCCGGCGTGACCCAGTCGAGCCTGTCGGTGTCGATCCCTCTCAACTTCCGCGTGCGCTAA
- a CDS encoding ExbD/TolR family protein — MAMGSIRASDDDDLDDAPMSDINVTPMVDVMLVLLIIFMVAAPLMTTGVPVQLPKTAAPKVAQSKKPQEVTVDKEGNPSIAKEVFTMDSIVPRLREMAAADKDQVILVRGDRDVPYGKVMEVMGLVGQAGFTKVSLIAQSPGGAAPAAAAAPAGTAR; from the coding sequence ATGGCGATGGGATCCATTCGCGCGAGCGACGACGACGATCTCGACGACGCGCCGATGTCCGACATCAACGTGACCCCGATGGTCGACGTGATGCTCGTCCTGCTGATCATCTTCATGGTCGCCGCCCCGCTGATGACCACCGGGGTGCCGGTTCAGCTGCCGAAGACGGCGGCTCCCAAGGTGGCGCAATCGAAGAAGCCGCAGGAGGTCACCGTCGATAAGGAGGGCAATCCGTCGATCGCCAAGGAGGTGTTCACGATGGACAGCATCGTGCCGCGCCTGCGTGAGATGGCGGCCGCCGACAAGGACCAGGTCATCCTGGTCCGCGGCGACCGCGACGTCCCCTACGGCAAGGTCATGGAGGTGATGGGCCTCGTCGGCCAAGCCGGCTTCACCAAGGTATCGCTGATCGCCCAATCGCCGGGCGGAGCGGCCCCCGCGGCCGCGGCCGCGCCCGCAGGGACTGCCCGCTGA
- a CDS encoding MotA/TolQ/ExbB proton channel family protein: protein MDPTQAPIEAAHDFSFLGLFLQADPIVKGVMILLVIASIACWTVVFEKVIRLSAARRQAKAFATLVRSGGSLDGDHRGIAGHVVKAAIDAWRDQDSSETRAERRERIERAMKGALTLEVKRLRTGLSLLATSGSTAPFVGLFGTVWGIMNSFSPIARSQDTSLAVVAPGIAEALFATAIGLVVAIPAVMAYNKLSADIGGVQSTFGSYISVLGNRLARDRAGAHRAAAE, encoded by the coding sequence ATGGACCCGACACAAGCCCCGATCGAGGCGGCCCACGACTTCTCGTTCCTCGGCCTGTTCCTTCAGGCCGACCCGATCGTGAAGGGTGTGATGATCCTTCTGGTGATCGCCTCGATCGCCTGCTGGACCGTCGTCTTCGAGAAGGTGATCCGGCTTTCGGCTGCCCGGCGTCAGGCGAAGGCCTTCGCGACGCTGGTGCGCTCCGGTGGGAGCCTGGACGGCGACCACCGGGGCATCGCGGGCCACGTGGTGAAGGCCGCGATCGATGCGTGGCGCGATCAGGACTCGTCCGAGACCCGCGCGGAGCGGCGCGAGCGGATCGAGCGGGCCATGAAGGGCGCGCTCACCCTCGAGGTGAAGCGCCTGCGGACCGGCCTGTCGCTGCTGGCGACCTCAGGCTCGACGGCGCCGTTCGTGGGCCTTTTCGGCACAGTCTGGGGCATCATGAACTCGTTCTCGCCGATCGCCCGGAGCCAGGACACATCGCTCGCCGTGGTCGCGCCGGGCATCGCGGAGGCGCTGTTCGCGACCGCGATCGGCCTAGTCGTCGCGATCCCGGCCGTGATGGCCTACAACAAGCTGTCGGCTGACATCGGCGGCGTCCAGAGCACTTTCGGATCCTACATCTCTGTGCTCGGGAACCGCCTCGCGCGCGATCGCGCCGGCGCCCACCGCGCCGCGGCCGAGTAG
- a CDS encoding Tat pathway signal protein, with protein MLALSIPLYRRRIGRIALDTAACFALSALLVVSALAQDASEKAVPLKLQLNKVETAGEACRITMVIDNTKGTALKFYKVDLFAFDTEGVAQKRVAVELGPLPPRKTTVKIFDFPGIACNKVGRILLNDVLACDGGDSAREACLERTETETKAGLPFDR; from the coding sequence GTGCTTGCCTTGAGCATTCCCCTGTACCGTCGCCGTATCGGGCGCATCGCCCTCGACACGGCCGCCTGCTTCGCGCTCTCGGCGCTCCTCGTCGTCTCGGCGCTCGCGCAGGACGCGTCCGAGAAGGCGGTACCGCTCAAGCTTCAGCTCAACAAGGTTGAGACGGCCGGTGAGGCCTGCCGGATCACCATGGTGATCGACAACACCAAAGGGACCGCCCTGAAGTTCTACAAGGTCGACCTCTTCGCCTTCGACACGGAGGGCGTCGCGCAGAAGCGTGTGGCCGTGGAACTCGGCCCGCTTCCGCCCCGCAAGACCACCGTCAAGATCTTCGATTTTCCCGGCATCGCCTGCAACAAGGTCGGCCGGATACTCCTCAACGACGTTCTGGCTTGCGACGGCGGCGATTCCGCCCGCGAAGCGTGCCTCGAACGAACCGAGACAGAGACCAAGGCCGGCCTCCCCTTCGACCGCTGA
- a CDS encoding Hsp20 family protein — translation MTRSSPFGHPFLLGFGEIEQALDRVSKAANDGYPPYNIERLPRTESEPERLRITLAVAGFTREQLDVMLEESQLVVRGRQVDERERHFLHRGIAARQFQRAFLLADGMEVLGADLANGLLSIDLVRPEPDRIVRKIDIGSRG, via the coding sequence ATGACCCGATCCTCGCCCTTCGGGCACCCGTTCCTGCTCGGCTTCGGCGAGATCGAGCAGGCGCTCGACCGGGTTTCGAAGGCCGCCAACGATGGCTATCCGCCCTACAATATCGAGCGTCTGCCCCGCACGGAGAGCGAGCCCGAGCGCCTGCGCATCACGCTGGCCGTGGCCGGGTTCACCCGGGAGCAGCTCGACGTGATGCTGGAGGAGAGCCAGCTGGTGGTCCGCGGTCGGCAGGTGGACGAGCGCGAGCGCCATTTCCTCCATCGCGGCATCGCGGCGCGCCAGTTCCAGCGGGCCTTTCTCCTGGCCGACGGCATGGAGGTTCTGGGGGCAGACCTCGCCAACGGCCTTTTGTCTATCGACCTCGTACGTCCGGAGCCCGACCGCATCGTCCGGAAGATCGATATCGGCTCCCGCGGCTGA
- a CDS encoding DUF1150 family protein: MTDLNPSPLTPADLDPADFQPADLAALGEGHIAYVRPIRSDEVRRFFPQAPELTPGLDLFALLSASGAPIMLADSRDVVLANAFAHDLQPVSLH, encoded by the coding sequence ATGACTGACCTGAACCCGTCGCCCCTGACCCCCGCCGATCTCGACCCGGCCGATTTCCAGCCGGCCGATCTCGCCGCGCTGGGCGAGGGGCACATCGCCTACGTTCGGCCGATCCGGTCCGACGAGGTGCGTCGCTTCTTCCCCCAGGCTCCGGAACTGACGCCCGGCCTGGATCTGTTCGCCCTTCTCTCGGCGAGCGGCGCGCCGATCATGCTCGCCGACTCCCGCGATGTCGTGCTGGCCAACGCCTTCGCGCACGACCTGCAGCCTGTCAGCCTCCACTGA
- a CDS encoding alpha/beta hydrolase, with amino-acid sequence MTETDPAFITVGTGSAMRRIAVRVRDGAGPPVVWLGGFRSDMTATKATALDDWANKAGRKLVRFDYAAHGASSGTFADCTISSWLEDAQAVLAAYVDAPPILVGSPMGGWIACLAARERAAQGAKTAGMVLIAPALDFTEDLIWDRLSEAARTMLVRDGVLRRPSDYAPEPDPITLSLIEDGRRNCLLDRPLDPACPIHILQGMRDTDVPYTHALKILGRLPAEGTVATLIADGDHRLSRPQDIARLIAAVAEIG; translated from the coding sequence ATGACCGAAACGGACCCCGCATTCATCACCGTCGGGACCGGCAGCGCCATGCGCCGCATCGCGGTCCGCGTGCGCGACGGCGCGGGGCCGCCGGTCGTCTGGCTCGGCGGTTTTCGTTCGGACATGACCGCCACGAAGGCGACAGCCCTCGATGATTGGGCAAACAAGGCGGGCCGCAAGCTGGTTCGATTCGACTACGCCGCCCACGGCGCCTCGAGCGGCACCTTCGCGGATTGCACCATCTCATCGTGGCTCGAAGACGCGCAGGCCGTGCTCGCGGCCTATGTCGATGCGCCGCCGATCCTGGTCGGCTCGCCGATGGGCGGCTGGATCGCCTGTCTCGCGGCACGTGAACGGGCGGCACAGGGCGCGAAGACGGCCGGGATGGTGCTGATCGCGCCCGCCCTGGACTTCACCGAGGATCTGATCTGGGATCGCCTGAGCGAAGCCGCCCGCACGATGCTTGTTCGGGACGGCGTCCTGCGGCGGCCCAGCGATTACGCGCCGGAGCCGGATCCCATCACCCTGAGTCTCATCGAGGATGGCCGCCGGAACTGCCTGCTCGATCGGCCGCTCGATCCCGCCTGCCCGATCCATATCCTCCAGGGCATGCGCGACACCGATGTGCCCTATACGCACGCTCTCAAGATCCTGGGGCGGCTGCCGGCAGAGGGCACGGTTGCCACGCTGATCGCCGACGGCGACCACCGCCTGTCACGGCCGCAGGATATTGCGCGGCTCATCGCGGCGGTGGCCGAAATCGGCTGA
- the infC gene encoding translation initiation factor IF-3: MPAPQKDGPRANRDIRGVREVQLIDDTGQNRGVVPFFDALNLAEEVGLDLVEIAPNSVPPVCKLLDYGRFRFNEQKKQNEARKRQKTVEVKEIKLRPGIDKHDYDTKMKSVHRFFEEGDKVKVTLRFRGREMAHQDIGLRLLERVKHETAEIAKVESEPMLEGRQMIMILAPR, encoded by the coding sequence ATGCCGGCCCCGCAGAAGGACGGGCCGCGCGCCAACCGCGACATTCGCGGGGTGCGGGAAGTGCAGCTGATCGACGATACCGGGCAGAACCGCGGCGTCGTCCCCTTCTTCGACGCCCTCAATCTGGCTGAGGAAGTCGGCCTGGATCTTGTGGAGATCGCGCCGAACTCCGTGCCGCCCGTCTGCAAGCTGCTCGATTACGGGCGCTTCCGCTTCAACGAGCAGAAGAAGCAGAACGAGGCGCGCAAGCGGCAGAAGACGGTCGAGGTCAAGGAGATCAAGCTCCGCCCCGGCATCGACAAGCACGATTACGACACCAAGATGAAGTCGGTGCACCGCTTCTTCGAGGAGGGCGACAAGGTCAAGGTGACCCTGCGCTTCCGTGGTCGTGAGATGGCTCACCAAGATATCGGTCTGCGCCTCCTGGAGCGCGTGAAGCACGAGACGGCCGAGATCGCCAAGGTCGAGAGCGAGCCGATGCTCGAAGGCCGGCAGATGATCATGATCCTCGCGCCGCGCTGA
- a CDS encoding HesA/MoeB/ThiF family protein: MALAPDEIERYARHLVLAEVGGPGQARIKAARILVIGAGGLGAPLIQYLAAAGIGTIGLVDDDTVSLSNLQRQVIHGTPDLGRPKVESAADAVARLNPHVTVVPHPFRIDADNAVDLIAGYDLVADGSDNFATRYAVSDACFRARRPLVTAALGRFDGTLTTIRAHETGSDGNPNPTYRCLFPNPPPPGSVPACAEAGVLGALAGVMGSLMAMEVIRAVAGFGEPLVGRLLMVDARAMRFETLSYGWDPENPLSGTAASAA; encoded by the coding sequence ATGGCCCTCGCTCCCGATGAGATCGAACGCTACGCCCGCCACCTCGTCCTCGCCGAGGTCGGCGGTCCGGGTCAGGCCCGGATCAAGGCTGCCCGGATCTTGGTCATCGGGGCAGGCGGCCTCGGCGCGCCGCTGATCCAGTACCTCGCCGCCGCCGGGATCGGCACGATCGGCCTCGTCGACGACGACACGGTCTCGCTCTCAAATCTCCAGCGGCAGGTGATTCACGGCACGCCGGATCTCGGCCGGCCGAAGGTCGAGAGCGCGGCCGACGCGGTGGCGCGGCTCAACCCGCACGTGACCGTGGTCCCGCACCCGTTCCGGATCGACGCGGACAACGCCGTCGACCTGATCGCCGGCTACGACCTCGTGGCCGACGGATCCGACAACTTCGCCACCCGCTACGCGGTGTCCGACGCATGCTTCCGGGCGCGGCGCCCGCTGGTCACGGCGGCTTTGGGCCGCTTCGACGGCACGCTGACCACGATTCGGGCGCACGAGACCGGATCCGACGGGAATCCGAACCCAACCTATCGCTGCCTCTTCCCTAACCCGCCGCCGCCCGGCAGCGTGCCCGCCTGCGCGGAGGCCGGCGTGCTGGGCGCGCTCGCGGGTGTCATGGGCTCGCTGATGGCCATGGAGGTAATCCGCGCCGTGGCGGGCTTCGGCGAGCCCCTCGTCGGGCGCCTCCTGATGGTCGACGCCCGCGCCATGCGGTTCGAGACGCTGAGCTACGGCTGGGATCCCGAGAACCCGCTCAGCGGAACGGCCGCGTCAGCGGCCTAG